One segment of Comamonas thiooxydans DNA contains the following:
- the metH gene encoding methionine synthase, with the protein MSAATPSTAIPPMRLSGLEPVFIGDETLFVNVGERTNVTGSKAFARLILNEQYEEALAVARQQVENGAQVIDVNMDEAMLDSKAAMVRFLNLIASEPDIAKVPVMVDSSKWDVIEAGLRCLQGKGIVNSISMKEGVEEFKKHAKLVKRYGAAAVVMAFDEKGQADTFARKIEICERAYRILVDEVGFPPEDIIFDPNIFAVATGIEEHNNYGVDFIEAVRWIKQNLPGAKVSGGVSNVSFSFRGNDPVREAIHTVFLYHAIGAGMDMGIVNAGMVGVYDDLEPQLRERVEDVVLNRRPDAAERLLEIADSAKGAAKDDSKKLEWRGTPEAPKTVGERLSHALVHGITDFITEDTEEAYQQIVVQGGGRPLHVIEGPLMDGMNIVGDLFGAGKMFLPQVVKSARVMKQAVAHLVPYIEEEKRQQEAAGLDVTSKGKIVIATVKGDVHDIGKNIVTVVLQCNNFEVINMGVMVPCHEILARAKAEGADIIGLSGLITPSLEEMQYVAGEMDKDDYFRIKKIPLLIGGATCSRVHTAVKIAPKYDGPVVYVPDASRSVSVAQSLLGEGKQAYLDELSADYDKVRTQHANKKKTPLWTLEQARANAAVVNHAPVVPRTLGRRVFKNFDLAEIAQYIDWGPFFQTWDLAGPYPAILDDEVVGVEARKVLADAKLMLQKIIDGRWLQANGVMGLFPANRVGDDILFYTDESRSQVLTTWYGMRQQTEKQAVAGPDGRPVMRPSRCLADFVAAKESGIADYAGLFAVTAGIGAEKKDKEFEAALDDYSGIMFKALADRLAEAFAECLHQRVRKDLWGYAEDENLSNEELIKEAYQGIRPAPGYPACPDHTAKIDLFKALQADEIGMTLTESLAMNPASSVSGFYIGNPEASYFNVGQIGEDQLADMAQRRAMDVEELRRYLAPNLG; encoded by the coding sequence GCTTTCTGAACCTGATTGCCTCCGAGCCCGATATCGCCAAGGTGCCGGTGATGGTGGACAGCTCCAAGTGGGATGTGATCGAGGCCGGCCTGCGCTGCCTGCAGGGCAAGGGCATCGTCAACTCGATCTCCATGAAGGAGGGCGTCGAGGAGTTCAAGAAGCACGCCAAGCTGGTCAAGCGCTATGGCGCTGCCGCCGTGGTGATGGCGTTTGACGAAAAAGGCCAGGCCGACACCTTTGCACGCAAGATCGAGATCTGCGAACGCGCCTACCGCATTCTGGTCGACGAAGTGGGCTTCCCGCCCGAGGACATCATCTTCGACCCCAACATCTTTGCCGTGGCCACCGGCATCGAAGAGCACAACAACTACGGCGTCGATTTCATCGAGGCCGTGCGCTGGATCAAGCAGAACCTGCCCGGTGCCAAGGTCTCGGGCGGCGTCTCCAACGTGAGCTTCTCCTTCCGCGGCAACGACCCCGTGCGCGAGGCCATCCACACCGTGTTCCTCTATCACGCGATCGGGGCGGGCATGGACATGGGCATTGTCAATGCCGGCATGGTCGGTGTGTACGACGACCTGGAGCCACAGCTGCGCGAACGCGTGGAGGATGTGGTGCTCAACCGTCGCCCCGATGCGGCCGAGCGTCTGCTGGAGATCGCCGACAGCGCCAAGGGCGCGGCCAAGGACGACAGCAAGAAGCTAGAGTGGCGCGGCACGCCCGAGGCACCGAAGACTGTGGGCGAGCGTCTGTCGCACGCCTTGGTGCACGGCATCACCGACTTCATCACCGAAGACACCGAAGAGGCCTACCAGCAGATCGTGGTGCAGGGCGGCGGCCGCCCGCTGCACGTGATCGAAGGCCCGCTCATGGACGGCATGAATATCGTCGGCGACCTGTTCGGTGCCGGCAAGATGTTCCTGCCCCAGGTGGTCAAGTCCGCGCGCGTGATGAAGCAGGCCGTGGCCCATCTGGTGCCCTATATCGAGGAAGAGAAGCGCCAGCAGGAAGCGGCGGGCCTGGACGTCACCAGCAAGGGCAAGATCGTCATCGCCACCGTCAAGGGCGATGTGCACGACATCGGCAAGAACATCGTCACCGTGGTCCTGCAGTGCAACAACTTCGAAGTCATCAATATGGGCGTGATGGTGCCCTGCCACGAGATCCTGGCCAGGGCCAAGGCCGAGGGCGCGGACATCATCGGCCTGTCGGGCCTGATCACTCCCAGCCTTGAAGAGATGCAGTATGTGGCCGGTGAGATGGACAAGGACGACTACTTCCGCATCAAGAAGATTCCGCTGCTGATCGGCGGTGCGACCTGCTCGCGCGTGCATACGGCCGTGAAGATTGCGCCCAAGTACGACGGCCCCGTGGTCTATGTGCCCGACGCCTCGCGCTCGGTCAGTGTGGCGCAGAGCCTGCTGGGCGAAGGCAAGCAGGCCTATCTGGACGAGCTGAGCGCCGACTACGACAAGGTGCGCACCCAGCATGCCAACAAGAAGAAGACGCCGCTGTGGACGCTGGAGCAGGCCCGCGCCAATGCTGCCGTGGTGAACCATGCCCCCGTGGTGCCGCGCACCCTGGGCCGCCGCGTGTTCAAGAACTTCGATCTGGCCGAAATTGCCCAGTACATCGACTGGGGGCCGTTCTTCCAGACCTGGGATCTGGCGGGGCCGTACCCTGCCATCCTCGACGATGAGGTCGTGGGCGTGGAGGCGCGCAAGGTGCTGGCCGATGCCAAGCTCATGCTGCAGAAGATCATCGACGGCCGCTGGCTGCAGGCCAATGGCGTGATGGGCCTGTTCCCCGCCAACCGCGTGGGCGACGACATCCTGTTCTATACCGATGAGTCGCGCAGCCAGGTACTGACCACCTGGTACGGCATGCGTCAGCAGACCGAGAAGCAGGCCGTGGCCGGCCCGGATGGCCGGCCCGTGATGCGCCCCAGCCGCTGCCTGGCCGACTTTGTGGCCGCCAAGGAGTCGGGCATTGCCGACTATGCCGGTCTGTTTGCCGTGACCGCCGGCATCGGTGCCGAAAAGAAGGACAAGGAATTCGAGGCGGCGCTGGACGACTACAGCGGCATCATGTTCAAGGCCCTGGCCGACCGCCTGGCCGAAGCCTTTGCCGAGTGCCTGCACCAGCGCGTGCGCAAGGATCTGTGGGGCTATGCCGAAGACGAGAACCTGAGCAACGAGGAACTCATCAAGGAAGCCTACCAGGGCATCCGTCCTGCGCCCGGCTACCCTGCCTGTCCCGATCACACGGCCAAGATCGACCTGTTCAAGGCGCTGCAGGCCGATGAAATCGGCATGACGCTGACCGAGAGCCTGGCCATGAACCCGGCATCCAGCGTGAGCGGCTTCTACATCGGCAACCCCGAGGCCAGCTACTTCAACGTGGGCCAGATCGGCGAGGACCAGCTCGCCGACATGGCTCAGCGACGTGCTATGGATGTCGAGGAGCTGCGTCGCTATCTGGCGCCGAATCTGGGCTGA
- a CDS encoding GntR family transcriptional regulator produces MTPASPQHIAERVVEAILAQKLAPGERLGEQELANNFDVSRTVVREALMQLQARGFVQVQARRGWYVVQPSAAEAMDAFSARRIIETGILQEAGKPLQRVITRLRRHIAQEQKAIAGADSATRAFLLADFHVCLAEQMGHRLLADTLRDLTARTTLAATLYQSTHSASQSCAEHERIVAALERGDTDGAKALLLEHIGMVERSLEIRATETEVPGDRLRATLAPVLKQRL; encoded by the coding sequence ATGACTCCTGCCTCTCCACAACACATCGCGGAACGCGTCGTCGAAGCCATCCTGGCCCAGAAACTGGCCCCCGGCGAACGACTGGGAGAGCAGGAGCTGGCCAACAACTTCGACGTCAGCCGCACCGTGGTGCGAGAAGCGCTGATGCAACTGCAGGCCCGCGGCTTTGTCCAGGTCCAGGCCCGCAGGGGCTGGTACGTGGTCCAGCCCTCGGCTGCCGAGGCCATGGATGCATTCTCTGCCCGGCGGATCATCGAGACCGGCATATTGCAGGAGGCCGGCAAGCCGCTGCAGCGCGTCATCACCAGGCTGCGCCGCCATATCGCCCAGGAGCAGAAAGCCATTGCCGGGGCGGACAGTGCCACGCGCGCCTTCCTGCTAGCGGATTTCCATGTCTGCCTGGCCGAGCAGATGGGTCACCGGTTGCTGGCCGACACGCTGCGCGATCTGACAGCGCGCACCACCCTGGCCGCCACGCTCTATCAGTCCACGCACAGCGCCAGCCAGTCCTGCGCCGAGCACGAGCGCATCGTGGCCGCCCTGGAACGCGGCGACACCGATGGTGCCAAGGCGCTGCTGCTGGAACATATAGGCATGGTGGAGCGCTCGCTGGAAATCCGTGCGACTGAGACCGAAGTACCTGGCGACCGCCTGCGTGCCACGCTCGCTCCCGTGCTCAAGCAGCGCCTCTGA